A stretch of Perognathus longimembris pacificus isolate PPM17 chromosome 1, ASM2315922v1, whole genome shotgun sequence DNA encodes these proteins:
- the S1pr3 gene encoding sphingosine 1-phosphate receptor 3, translating to METKPPPHPQPVLGNETLLAHYNHVGKLESRLRDPPEDSTITTILFLVVCSFIVLENLMVLIAIWKNNKFHNRMYFFIGNLALCDLLAGIAYKVNILMSGKKTFSLSLTVWFLREGSMFVALGASTCSLLAIAIERHLTMIKMRPYDANKKHRVFLLIGMCWLIAFSLGALPILGWNCLQNFSDCSTILPLYSKKYIAFCISIFIAILVTIVFLYARIYFLVKSSSRKVTNHSNTERSMALLRTVVIVVSVFIACWSPLFILFLIDVACRVKECPILFKDQWFIMLAVLNSAMNPIIYTLASKEMRRAFFRLICSCLVRSKGARASPIQPALDPSRSKSSTSNNSNHSPKIKEELPHTATSSCITDRNRTLQNGILCK from the coding sequence ATGGAAACCAAGCCTCCACCACACCCACAGCCTGTCTTGGGAAACGAGACTCTGTTAGCACATTACAACCATGTGGGGAAGCTGGAGAGCAGACTGCGGGACCCCCCTGAGGACAGCACGATCACCACCATCCTCTTCTTGGTTGTCTGCAGCTTTATTGTCTTGGAGAATCTGATGGTTTTGATTGCCATCTGGAAAAACAATAAATTTCACAATCGCATGTACTTTTTCATTGGTAACCTGGCTCTCTGTGACCTGCTGGCCGGCATAGCTTACAAGGTCAACATTCTGATGTCAGGCAAGAAGACATTTAGCCTGTCTCTGACGGTCTGGTTCCTCAGGGAGGGCAGTATGTTTGTGGCCCTTGGGGCGTCCACCTGTAGCTTACTGGCCATCGCAATTGAGCGGCATTTAACCATGATCAAGATGAGGCCCTACGATGCCAACAAGAAACACCGAGTCTTCCTTCTGATTGGGATGTGCTGGCTCATTGCCTTCTCACTGGGTGCCTTGCCCATTCTGGGCTGGAACTGCCTGCAGAACTTCTCTGACTGCTCAACCATCTTGCCTCTCTATTCCAAGAAATACATTGCCTTCTGTATCAGCATCTTCATAGCCATCCTGGTGACCATTGTCTTCCTGTATGCTCGCATCTATTTCCTGGTCAAGTCCAGCAGCCGCAAGGTGACCAACCACAGCAACACGGAGCGCTCCATGGCCCTGCTGCGAACTGTGGTGATCGTGGTGAGTGTGTTCATTGCCTGCTGGTCCCccctcttcatcctcttcctcattGATGTGGCCTGCAGGGTAAAGGAGTGCCCCATCCTGTTCAAGGATCAATGGTTCATCATGCTGGCTGTGCTCAACTCTGCCATGAACCCCATCATCTACACATTGGCAAGCAAGGAGATGAGGCGTGCCTTCTTCCGGCTTATCTGCAGCTGTCTGGTCAGGAGCAAGGGTGCCCGGGCCTCACCTATACAACCTGCTCTTGACCCAAGCAGAAGCAAATCAAGCACTAGCAACAACAGCAATCATTCACCGAAGATCAAAGAAGAGCTACCCCACACAGCCACCTCTTCCTGCATCACTGACAGAAACAGAACACTTCAGAATGGGATCCTCTGCAAATGA